ACAAGGAGTTGTACAACGACGAGCGGGGAGCCATTGGTTATTTCTTCAACCTTCTGTGGCGTCTGTTCACGTACACTCTGTACACAGCCATGGCTGTTGTTCTAGCGTATATTGGTCTTCTGGGCTATCGCGTTTACCGCGACAAGCGCAAGAGACGCAACCAGCGGGGATTACTGTAATGGAAAtgaaataaattaaaatttaaaaaaaaatagcatTTATTTTCCATGCTGTATTCGATCTACATCACGTCGCGGTCTGGCTCGCTTCTGTACCAAAAAGACTTCAAAACGATAAATTCGCCGATCACCAAACAGAGGTCCAATGACTACCTCGTCATTGCCAGCACATTGCACGGAGTGCATGCCATAGCGTCGAAGCTGACGCCGCCGGACGCGGTGCACAATTACCAGAAGGCCAAGACGCTGGCCAACTCGAACCGCACAGGGCTGCGCGAAATTGCCACATCGCagttcaagatcttcatGAACCAGACCGTCACCGGCATCAAGATCATCGTGTTTGCGTCGCCGGACATGGATGAGACCAAATTTGCCCCCATCTACGACAAAATCTACGAACACTACTGCAATTACGTCCTCAAGAACCCGTTCTACCAGCTGGACATGCCCATCAGATGCCAGCTATTCGACACGCACCTGAACTCTGTGGTGGCCGGCTGCAATGTGTAGCGTCGCCGTCGCGTCGATAGAAAAAATCTCGATCAAATAATTAATTACagctttattttttcccaTGCGTGACATTATCGTCTTCTCTGGGTCCTCCAATCCAGAGCTCACAGACCGGATCTGCCGCAACCTCGGCCTGCCGCCGGGCAAGgttgagctcaaaaagtttgCCAACGGCGAAACGTCGGTGCACTTTGGCGACTCCGTGCGGGAAAAAGACGTTTTTATTGTCCAGTCGGGCGCAGGCCACGTTAACGACCTCTTTATGCAGCTGCTGATTATGATTTCCGCGTGCAAGATGGCTTCCGCAAAAAGGATCACCGTTGTGTGTCCACTATTCTTCTACTCGCGTCAAGTCGAGTCTCAGGCCAGTAAACGGGGTGTTCCTGGAGGGGCCCAGCACAGAGGGTCAAAAGTGCCCGATAGCGTGCCGCAGTCGCCGAAACTGCCATCTAGGGTCAATGTCCGCGACCCAAGCCCGAGAAACGTGCTCAGCCACCGCGCCATCAGCACTAGCTCGTCGCTCAAGACACTGCACACCAACGAGGCCTCGATCGCCAATCCAACAGGATACCGTTCCTGGATAGCCCAGAGCGGCACCTTGATTGCGAACCTGCTCACCTCGGCCGGTGCCAACCATATAATCACCATGGATCTGCATGATGCCCAGTTCCAGGGCTTTTTCGACATCCCTGTGGACAATCTGCTGTCCAAACCATTATTCCAGCACTATATTACAAACTACGTGCCAAATTATAAAGACTGCGTGATAGTGTCGCCGGACTCTGGCGGAGCGAAgcgtgctgctgccatAGCGGATACGCTGTGCATGCCGTTCGCCCTGATCCACAAAGAGCGCCGGCAGAAGGTCGACACAGCGCAGGCGCAATCGGAGCTGATGGTGCACTCCAACCCGTCCACGTCGAGCTTAAACAGTGTCAGCTTCGCAACTCCAGGGTTCCCAGGCCGCCACTCGCCGTCCAGCGCACCCAATGGCCAGCCTGCGGCTGACCAGCAGTACGTCGCCACGACGATGCTTGTCGGAGACGTCCATGACAAAGTCTGTgtggtggtggacgatCTGGCAGACACTTCCAACACTATCACGCGCGCAGCCAGCCTGCTCAAAGACCAGGGCGCCAAATACGTGTATGCGCTGATCACGCACGGCATCTTCAGCGGCGACGCTATGCGCAAGCTCAAAGAGTCGCAAATTGACAAAATCATTACCACCAACTCGGTGGACCAGGCCGCACACGTGGCGGAGCTGGACGCCAAAGAGATGGTCATTCTGGACGTGTCAAGAATTTTGTCCGAGGCAATCCGCAGAATAAATAATGGAGAGTCTGTGTCCATGCTGTACGACCACGGGTGGTGATCAGCCCATCTTCTTGGCCATCTCGCTCTGTTTTTTGCGCTCGGCctcgattttctccaggtcCTTTTCTGTGATTAGATGATGTGTATGGTCGCCCTTGATAGAACCGTGACACCAGTCAATTCCGTAGAAAAACGAATCCCGTTGCAGCTGGTCCATCGTGGTCCTTTTGTCGGCTGCCACCGTGAGCATGCCGCCAATCAGCGGCCGTGAGGCAgctggcagcagcttcagcaGCCGGCCTGAGCCCGACGAAGCCTTGCCGTCCTCGCCTGGTTCGCCTACAAATGCCCGGTACGACGAGTCTGTCGTCTTTGGAATTTTCCATGGGAACCGTCTCAGAACCATGCAGCAGAACATAATGGCCAACGACCACACGTCGGCCGGCCGCGGGTCATAAGAGCCCATCGACAGACACTCGGGAGCCAGATACGGGTCTGACCCAACAATGCCCCGAACCGGGATGATGTCCTGGTCTGGATCACTGTCGGGCATTCTGAACCTTGCTGCCGAACCGAAAtcgatcagcttcaatATTCCCGTCTCGCTCACCACACAGTTGTCGAGCTTCAAATCGCGATGAGCAATTCCCTGGCTGTGAATATAGATCACACCTTCGGCCATCTGCTTGAAATAGCAGTATATTTCGTCTTTCGACATCACTCCACCCATGACAATTGTAAAGAAATCATACTTGCAATACTCCATCACCATCACGTACAACGTGTGTTCGTTGAGGAGCTCATAAACACGAACAATGTTCTCGTGCTCCAGGTCCACGAGCAAGTTGTACTCGTTGATCACCTTCTTCCGGTAATCGTAGTCCGACTCGCGCGACGTCTGCGGCCGGAATTTCTTAATTGCAAATACCTGTCCGTCAGAAGGCCGACGCACAATCAGGACCGAGCCGCCTGCTCCTTCGCCCAGCACGTTCTTCTCCACGGCAGCGTCCGGAATCTCGCCGTACTGTGCCACCAGCTTGCGCACAGCCATGCGCTCCTCTCGGCCATCGGGCTGAGGTGGCAACACCGGCTCTGGCTTCGGCTGTTCTTTGTTGtgatggtggtggtggtggtggttgccgatcttgagcttgttgagcttgtgcTGGATCACCTGGTGCAAGtgttcctgctgctccttggccttggcgGAGCGGTGGATCGGCTTTAAAAACCGCTTGAGCGACAGGTGTCgcagcgacgacgagtcggTGCTCCCCGCGGTGGAAGcattgctgctgttgctgaCTCGCGGTGTGAGGTTGGACGAGCTTGGCGTCAGGGACACCGACGGGGTGTTGTTCATGGACGCCGTGCGGCTCGGAACGTTCGGGCTCGACCGATCGGAGCCCTTCCGGAAAAGCTTAGCCAGCACATGGCTTCCGCTGCCCGTTCCGACGTTGCTGGAATGCGACTGgagcgacgacgacgactcgttGCGTCTCATGCTTACATTTGAGACCGAGACCTGGCTCTGTGACAGGTCCGTCGGCTTGGGCATGGTTTTGAGCGTTCTAGACTGACTTTGCGAAAGAAGCAATGGGACAAAACAATGAGAAGCGTTAGGTAGTAAATTATAAAAAATATAGAAAAAAGggcgccgatcgacgcgtcggagCTACCCCCAGTCCCAGAACCGTTTCGAGTCTCGGCGCGGCTTAGAGccgttctccttcttcaaaaacgGCACCTTCTCGCCGTGCGTCGGGTCGCCCGAATCATTTTCGTCGCCAATG
The sequence above is a segment of the Ogataea parapolymorpha DL-1 chromosome I, whole genome shotgun sequence genome. Coding sequences within it:
- a CDS encoding ribose-phosphate pyrophosphokinase II, producing the protein MRDIIVFSGSSNPELTDRICRNLGLPPGKVELKKFANGETSVHFGDSVREKDVFIVQSGAGHVNDLFMQLLIMISACKMASAKRITVVCPLFFYSRQVESQASKRGVPGGAQHRGSKVPDSVPQSPKLPSRVNVRDPSPRNVLSHRAISTSSSLKTLHTNEASIANPTGYRSWIAQSGTLIANLLTSAGANHIITMDLHDAQFQGFFDIPVDNLLSKPLFQHYITNYVPNYKDCVIVSPDSGGAKRAAAIADTLCMPFALIHKERRQKVDTAQAQSELMVHSNPSTSSLNSVSFATPGFPGRHSPSSAPNGQPAADQQYVATTMLVGDVHDKVCVVVDDLADTSNTITRAASLLKDQGAKYVYALITHGIFSGDAMRKLKESQIDKIITTNSVDQAAHVAELDAKEMVILDVSRILSEAIRRINNGESVSMLYDHGW